In one window of Canis aureus isolate CA01 chromosome 25, VMU_Caureus_v.1.0, whole genome shotgun sequence DNA:
- the KCNH3 gene encoding voltage-gated inwardly rectifying potassium channel KCNH3 isoform X1, translating to MPAMRGLLAPQNTFLDTIATRFDGTHSNFVLGNAQVAGLFPVVYCSDGFCDLTGFSRAEVMQRGCACSFLYGPDTSELVRQQIRKALDEHKEFKAELILYRKSGLPFWCLLDVIPIKNEKGEVALFLVSHKDITDTKNRGGPDNWKERGGGRRRYGRGGSKGFNANRRRSRAVLYHLSGHLQKQPKGKHKLNKGVFGEKPNLPEYKVAAIRKSPFILLHCGALRATWDGFILLATLYVAVTVPYSVCVSTAREPSAARSAPSICDLAVEVLFILDIVLNFRTTFVSKSGQVVFAPKSICLHYVTTWFLLDVIAALPFDLLHAFKVNVYFGAHLLKTVRLLRLLRLLPRLDRYSQYSAVVLTLLMAVFALLAHWVACVWFYIGQREIESSASELPEIVRAGFFRVSGCGCAPVNVLTRVCPQPLSCAEHVCGPDGWLQELARRLETPYYLVGRGPAGNSSGQKDNCSGAAGEANGTGLELLGGPSLRSAYITSLYFALSSLTSVGFGNVSANTDTEKIFSICTMLIGALMHAVVFGNVTAIIQRMYARRFLYHSRTRDLRDYIRIHRIPKPLKQRMLEYFQATWAVNNGIDTAELLQSLPDELRADIAMHLHKEVLQLPLFEAASRGCLRALSLALRPAFCTPGEYLIHQGDALQALYFVCSGSMEVLKGGTVLAILGKGDLIGCELPRREQVVKANADVKGLTYCVLQCLQLAGLHESLALYPEFAPRFSRGLRGELSYNLGAGGGPAEADTSSLSGDNTLMSTLEEKETDGEQGPTASPAPADEPSSPLLSPGCTSSSSAAKLLSPRRTAPRPRLRGRGRPGRAGASQAGAGPSVHPRSLEGLQLPSVPWNVPPDLSPRVVDGIEDGCGSDQPKFSFRVGQSGPECSSSPSPGPENGLLAVPLGPGEARNVDTLDKLRQAVTELSEQVLQMREGLQSLRQAVQQVLAPHGEGPCPRAAGEGPCLASASGLLQPLCVDTGTSSYCLQPPAGSVLSGTWPHPRPEPPPLVAPWPWGPPASQSSPWPRATAFWTSTSDSEPPGSGELGPEPSTPGSPPPEEGARTGPPEPVNQAEAASTGEPPPGAGGLALPWEPHSLEMVLIGCHGSGTVQWTQEEGTGV from the exons ATGCCGGCCATGCGGGGACTCCTGGCGCCGCAGAACACCTTCCTGGACACCATCGCCACGCGCTTCGACGGCACGC ACAGTAACTTCGTGCTGGGCAACGCCCAGGTGGCGGGGCTCTTCCCCGTGGTCTACTGCTCTGATGGCTTCTGCGACCTCACGGGTTTCTCCCGGGCCGAGGTCATGCAGCGGGGCTGCGCCTGCTCCTTCCTCTATGGGCCAGACACCAGTGAGCTTGTCCGCCAACAGATCCGCAAGGCCCTGGATGAGCACAAGGAGTTCAAGGCTGAGCTGATCCTGTACCGGAAGAGCG GGCTCCCGTTCTGGTGTCTCCTGGATGTGATACCcataaagaatgagaaaggggAGGTGGCCCTCTTCCTGGTCTCTCACAAGGACATCACTGACACCAAGAACCGAGGGGGCCCTGACAACTGGAAGGAGAGAG GGGGTGGCCGGCGCCGATATGGCCGGGGAGGATCCAAAGGCTTCAATGCCAACCGGCGGCGGAGCCGGGCTGTGCTCTACCACCTGTCCGGGCACCTGCAGAAGCAGCCCAAGGGCAAGCACAAGCTCAATAAG GGGGTGTTTGGGGAGAAGCCAAACTTGCCTGAGTACAAAGTAGCCGCCATCCGAAAGTCACCTTTCATCCTGCTGCACTGTGGGGCACTGAGGGCCACTTGGGACGGCTTCATCCTGCTCGCCACCCTCTACGTGGCCGTCACCGTGCCctacagtgtgtgtgtgagcacggCCCGGGAGCCCAGCGCAGCCCGCAGTGCCCCCAGCATCTGCGACCTGGCCGTGGAGGTCCTCTTCATTCTTG ACATCGTGCTGAATTTCCGCACCACGTTCGTGTCCAAGTCGGGGCAGGTGGTGTTTGCCCCCAAGTCCATTTGCCTCCACTACGTCACCACCTGGTTCCTGCTGGATGTCATTGCGGCGCTGCCCTTTGACCTGCTACATGCCTTCAAGGTCAATGTG TACTTTGGGGCCCACCTGCTGAAGACGGTGCGGCTGCTGCGGCTGCTCCGCCTGCTCCCGCGGCTGGACCGCTACTCGCAGTACAGCGCCGTGGTGCTCACCCTGCTCATGGCCGTGTTCGCCTTGCTCGCCCACTGGGTGGCCTGTGTCTGGTTCTACATCGGCCAGCGGGAGATTGAGAGCAGTGCCTCCGAGCTGCCCGAGATCG TGCGCGCAGGCTTTTTCCGTGTGAGTGGCTGTGGCTGTGCACCTGTGAATGTGCTCACACGTGTGTGTCCTCAACCTCTCAGCTGTGCGGAGCACGTCTGTGGCCCTGATG GCTGGCTGCAGGAGCTGGCCCGCCGCCTGGAGACCCCCTACTACCTGGTGGGCCGGGGCCCCGCGGGCAACAGCTCGGGCCAGAAGGACAACTGCAGCGGCGCGGCCGGGGAGGCCAACGGGACGGGCCTGGAGCTCCTGGGCGGCCCGTCGCTGCGCAGCGCCTACATCACGTCCCTCTACTTCGCGCTCAGCAGCCTCACCAGCGTGGGCTTCGGCAACGTGTCCGCCAACACGGACACCGAGAAGATCTTCTCCATCTGCACCATGCTCATCGGCG CCCTGATGCACGCGGTGGTGTTTGGGAACGTGACGGCCATCATCCAGCGCATGTACGCCCGCCGCTTTCTGTACCACAGCCGCACCCGTGACCTGCGCGACTACATCCGCATCCACCGCATCCCCAAGCCCCTCAAGCAGCGCATGCTCGAGTACTTCCAGGCCACCTGGGCCGTGAACAACGGCATCGACACCGCCGAG CTGCTGCAGAGCCTCCCCGACGAGCTGCGCGCAGACATCGCCATGCACCTGCACAAGGAGGTCCTGCAGCTGCCTCTGTTCGAGGCGGCGAGCCGCGGCTGCCTGCGGGCGCTCTCCCTGGCCCTGCGGCCCGCCTTCTGCACCCCCGGCGAGTACCTCATCCACCAGGGGGACGCTCTCCAGGCCCTCTACTTCGTCTGCTCCGGCTCCATGGAGGTGCTCAAGGGCGGCACTGTCCTTGCCATCCTAG GGAAGGGAGATCTGATTGGCTGCGAGCTGCCCCGGCGGGAGCAGGTGGTCAAGGCCAATGCCGATGTAAAGGGGCTGACCTACTGCGTCCTACAATGTCTACAGCTGGCTGGGCTGCACGAGAGCCTTGCATTGTACCCCGAGTTTGCCCCACGCTTCAGCCGGGGCCTCCGAGGGGAGCTCAGCTACAACCTGGGCGCCGGTGGAGGCCCCGCAGAG GCGGACACCAGCTCCCTGAGTGGCGACAACACCCTTATGTCCACGCTGGAGGAGAAAGAGACGGACGGGGAGCAGGGCCCCAcggcctcccccgccccggcTGACGAGCCTTCCAGCCCCCTGCTGTCCCCTGGctgcacctcctcctcctcagctgcCAAGCTGCTGTCCCCACGCCGGACGGCACCCCGGCCCAGGCTGAGGGGCCGAGGACGGCCGGGCAGGGCGGGGGCTTCGCAGGCTGGGGCCGGCCCCTCTGTTCACCCTCGGAGCTTAGAGGGGCTGCAGCTGCCCTCCGTGCCATGGAACGTCCCCCCGGATCTGAGCCCCAG GGTAGTAGACGGCATCGAGGACGGCTGTGGCTCCGACCAGCCCAAGTTCTCCTTCCGCGTGGGGCAGTCTGGCCCGGAGTGCAgcagcagcccctcccctggACCAG AGAATGGCCTGCTCGCCGTCCCCCTCGGGCCTGGTGAGGCAAGGAACGTGGACACGCTGGACAAGCTGCGGCAGGCg GTGACAGAGCTGTCCGAGCAGGTGCTGCAGATGCGCGAGGGCCTGCAGTCGCTTCGCCAGGCTGTGCAGCAAGTCCTGGCACCCCATGGGGAGGGCCCTTGCCCTCGGGCCGCAGGGGAGGGGCCGTGCCTAgccagcgcctctgggctcctaCAGCCTCTGTGTGTGGACACTGGGACATCCTCCTACTGCCTGCAGCCCCCAGCTGGCTCTGTCTTGAGTGGGACCTGGCCCCACCCTCGTCCAGAGCCCCCTCCCCTCGTGGCCCCTTGGCCCTGGGGCCCCCCAGCATCTCAGAGCTCCCCATGGCCTCGAGCCACAGCTTTCTGGACCTCCACCTCTGACTCTGAGCCCCCGGGCTCAGGCGAACTCGGCCCCGAGCCCAGCACCCCTGGCTCACCGCCTCCTGAGGAAGGGGCTCGGACTGGGCCCCCGGAGCCCGTGAACCAGGCCGAGGCTGCTAGTACTGGAGAGCCCccgccgggggctgggggcttgGCCTTGCCCTGGGAACCCCACAGCCTGGAGATGGTGCTTATTGGCTGCCATGGCTCTGGCACAGTCCAGTGGACCCAGGAAGAGGGCACAGGGGTCTGA
- the KCNH3 gene encoding voltage-gated inwardly rectifying potassium channel KCNH3 isoform X2: MPAMRGLLAPQNTFLDTIATRFDGTHSNFVLGNAQVAGLFPVVYCSDGFCDLTGFSRAEVMQRGCACSFLYGPDTSELVRQQIRKALDEHKEFKAELILYRKSGLPFWCLLDVIPIKNEKGEVALFLVSHKDITDTKNRGGPDNWKERGGGRRRYGRGGSKGFNANRRRSRAVLYHLSGHLQKQPKGKHKLNKGVFGEKPNLPEYKVAAIRKSPFILLHCGALRATWDGFILLATLYVAVTVPYSVCVSTAREPSAARSAPSICDLAVEVLFILDIVLNFRTTFVSKSGQVVFAPKSICLHYVTTWFLLDVIAALPFDLLHAFKVNVYFGAHLLKTVRLLRLLRLLPRLDRYSQYSAVVLTLLMAVFALLAHWVACVWFYIGQREIESSASELPEIGWLQELARRLETPYYLVGRGPAGNSSGQKDNCSGAAGEANGTGLELLGGPSLRSAYITSLYFALSSLTSVGFGNVSANTDTEKIFSICTMLIGALMHAVVFGNVTAIIQRMYARRFLYHSRTRDLRDYIRIHRIPKPLKQRMLEYFQATWAVNNGIDTAELLQSLPDELRADIAMHLHKEVLQLPLFEAASRGCLRALSLALRPAFCTPGEYLIHQGDALQALYFVCSGSMEVLKGGTVLAILGKGDLIGCELPRREQVVKANADVKGLTYCVLQCLQLAGLHESLALYPEFAPRFSRGLRGELSYNLGAGGGPAEADTSSLSGDNTLMSTLEEKETDGEQGPTASPAPADEPSSPLLSPGCTSSSSAAKLLSPRRTAPRPRLRGRGRPGRAGASQAGAGPSVHPRSLEGLQLPSVPWNVPPDLSPRVVDGIEDGCGSDQPKFSFRVGQSGPECSSSPSPGPENGLLAVPLGPGEARNVDTLDKLRQAVTELSEQVLQMREGLQSLRQAVQQVLAPHGEGPCPRAAGEGPCLASASGLLQPLCVDTGTSSYCLQPPAGSVLSGTWPHPRPEPPPLVAPWPWGPPASQSSPWPRATAFWTSTSDSEPPGSGELGPEPSTPGSPPPEEGARTGPPEPVNQAEAASTGEPPPGAGGLALPWEPHSLEMVLIGCHGSGTVQWTQEEGTGV, translated from the exons ATGCCGGCCATGCGGGGACTCCTGGCGCCGCAGAACACCTTCCTGGACACCATCGCCACGCGCTTCGACGGCACGC ACAGTAACTTCGTGCTGGGCAACGCCCAGGTGGCGGGGCTCTTCCCCGTGGTCTACTGCTCTGATGGCTTCTGCGACCTCACGGGTTTCTCCCGGGCCGAGGTCATGCAGCGGGGCTGCGCCTGCTCCTTCCTCTATGGGCCAGACACCAGTGAGCTTGTCCGCCAACAGATCCGCAAGGCCCTGGATGAGCACAAGGAGTTCAAGGCTGAGCTGATCCTGTACCGGAAGAGCG GGCTCCCGTTCTGGTGTCTCCTGGATGTGATACCcataaagaatgagaaaggggAGGTGGCCCTCTTCCTGGTCTCTCACAAGGACATCACTGACACCAAGAACCGAGGGGGCCCTGACAACTGGAAGGAGAGAG GGGGTGGCCGGCGCCGATATGGCCGGGGAGGATCCAAAGGCTTCAATGCCAACCGGCGGCGGAGCCGGGCTGTGCTCTACCACCTGTCCGGGCACCTGCAGAAGCAGCCCAAGGGCAAGCACAAGCTCAATAAG GGGGTGTTTGGGGAGAAGCCAAACTTGCCTGAGTACAAAGTAGCCGCCATCCGAAAGTCACCTTTCATCCTGCTGCACTGTGGGGCACTGAGGGCCACTTGGGACGGCTTCATCCTGCTCGCCACCCTCTACGTGGCCGTCACCGTGCCctacagtgtgtgtgtgagcacggCCCGGGAGCCCAGCGCAGCCCGCAGTGCCCCCAGCATCTGCGACCTGGCCGTGGAGGTCCTCTTCATTCTTG ACATCGTGCTGAATTTCCGCACCACGTTCGTGTCCAAGTCGGGGCAGGTGGTGTTTGCCCCCAAGTCCATTTGCCTCCACTACGTCACCACCTGGTTCCTGCTGGATGTCATTGCGGCGCTGCCCTTTGACCTGCTACATGCCTTCAAGGTCAATGTG TACTTTGGGGCCCACCTGCTGAAGACGGTGCGGCTGCTGCGGCTGCTCCGCCTGCTCCCGCGGCTGGACCGCTACTCGCAGTACAGCGCCGTGGTGCTCACCCTGCTCATGGCCGTGTTCGCCTTGCTCGCCCACTGGGTGGCCTGTGTCTGGTTCTACATCGGCCAGCGGGAGATTGAGAGCAGTGCCTCCGAGCTGCCCGAGATCG GCTGGCTGCAGGAGCTGGCCCGCCGCCTGGAGACCCCCTACTACCTGGTGGGCCGGGGCCCCGCGGGCAACAGCTCGGGCCAGAAGGACAACTGCAGCGGCGCGGCCGGGGAGGCCAACGGGACGGGCCTGGAGCTCCTGGGCGGCCCGTCGCTGCGCAGCGCCTACATCACGTCCCTCTACTTCGCGCTCAGCAGCCTCACCAGCGTGGGCTTCGGCAACGTGTCCGCCAACACGGACACCGAGAAGATCTTCTCCATCTGCACCATGCTCATCGGCG CCCTGATGCACGCGGTGGTGTTTGGGAACGTGACGGCCATCATCCAGCGCATGTACGCCCGCCGCTTTCTGTACCACAGCCGCACCCGTGACCTGCGCGACTACATCCGCATCCACCGCATCCCCAAGCCCCTCAAGCAGCGCATGCTCGAGTACTTCCAGGCCACCTGGGCCGTGAACAACGGCATCGACACCGCCGAG CTGCTGCAGAGCCTCCCCGACGAGCTGCGCGCAGACATCGCCATGCACCTGCACAAGGAGGTCCTGCAGCTGCCTCTGTTCGAGGCGGCGAGCCGCGGCTGCCTGCGGGCGCTCTCCCTGGCCCTGCGGCCCGCCTTCTGCACCCCCGGCGAGTACCTCATCCACCAGGGGGACGCTCTCCAGGCCCTCTACTTCGTCTGCTCCGGCTCCATGGAGGTGCTCAAGGGCGGCACTGTCCTTGCCATCCTAG GGAAGGGAGATCTGATTGGCTGCGAGCTGCCCCGGCGGGAGCAGGTGGTCAAGGCCAATGCCGATGTAAAGGGGCTGACCTACTGCGTCCTACAATGTCTACAGCTGGCTGGGCTGCACGAGAGCCTTGCATTGTACCCCGAGTTTGCCCCACGCTTCAGCCGGGGCCTCCGAGGGGAGCTCAGCTACAACCTGGGCGCCGGTGGAGGCCCCGCAGAG GCGGACACCAGCTCCCTGAGTGGCGACAACACCCTTATGTCCACGCTGGAGGAGAAAGAGACGGACGGGGAGCAGGGCCCCAcggcctcccccgccccggcTGACGAGCCTTCCAGCCCCCTGCTGTCCCCTGGctgcacctcctcctcctcagctgcCAAGCTGCTGTCCCCACGCCGGACGGCACCCCGGCCCAGGCTGAGGGGCCGAGGACGGCCGGGCAGGGCGGGGGCTTCGCAGGCTGGGGCCGGCCCCTCTGTTCACCCTCGGAGCTTAGAGGGGCTGCAGCTGCCCTCCGTGCCATGGAACGTCCCCCCGGATCTGAGCCCCAG GGTAGTAGACGGCATCGAGGACGGCTGTGGCTCCGACCAGCCCAAGTTCTCCTTCCGCGTGGGGCAGTCTGGCCCGGAGTGCAgcagcagcccctcccctggACCAG AGAATGGCCTGCTCGCCGTCCCCCTCGGGCCTGGTGAGGCAAGGAACGTGGACACGCTGGACAAGCTGCGGCAGGCg GTGACAGAGCTGTCCGAGCAGGTGCTGCAGATGCGCGAGGGCCTGCAGTCGCTTCGCCAGGCTGTGCAGCAAGTCCTGGCACCCCATGGGGAGGGCCCTTGCCCTCGGGCCGCAGGGGAGGGGCCGTGCCTAgccagcgcctctgggctcctaCAGCCTCTGTGTGTGGACACTGGGACATCCTCCTACTGCCTGCAGCCCCCAGCTGGCTCTGTCTTGAGTGGGACCTGGCCCCACCCTCGTCCAGAGCCCCCTCCCCTCGTGGCCCCTTGGCCCTGGGGCCCCCCAGCATCTCAGAGCTCCCCATGGCCTCGAGCCACAGCTTTCTGGACCTCCACCTCTGACTCTGAGCCCCCGGGCTCAGGCGAACTCGGCCCCGAGCCCAGCACCCCTGGCTCACCGCCTCCTGAGGAAGGGGCTCGGACTGGGCCCCCGGAGCCCGTGAACCAGGCCGAGGCTGCTAGTACTGGAGAGCCCccgccgggggctgggggcttgGCCTTGCCCTGGGAACCCCACAGCCTGGAGATGGTGCTTATTGGCTGCCATGGCTCTGGCACAGTCCAGTGGACCCAGGAAGAGGGCACAGGGGTCTGA
- the KCNH3 gene encoding voltage-gated inwardly rectifying potassium channel KCNH3 isoform X3, translating to MQRGCACSFLYGPDTSELVRQQIRKALDEHKEFKAELILYRKSGLPFWCLLDVIPIKNEKGEVALFLVSHKDITDTKNRGGPDNWKERGGGRRRYGRGGSKGFNANRRRSRAVLYHLSGHLQKQPKGKHKLNKGVFGEKPNLPEYKVAAIRKSPFILLHCGALRATWDGFILLATLYVAVTVPYSVCVSTAREPSAARSAPSICDLAVEVLFILDIVLNFRTTFVSKSGQVVFAPKSICLHYVTTWFLLDVIAALPFDLLHAFKVNVYFGAHLLKTVRLLRLLRLLPRLDRYSQYSAVVLTLLMAVFALLAHWVACVWFYIGQREIESSASELPEIVRAGFFRVSGCGCAPVNVLTRVCPQPLSCAEHVCGPDGWLQELARRLETPYYLVGRGPAGNSSGQKDNCSGAAGEANGTGLELLGGPSLRSAYITSLYFALSSLTSVGFGNVSANTDTEKIFSICTMLIGALMHAVVFGNVTAIIQRMYARRFLYHSRTRDLRDYIRIHRIPKPLKQRMLEYFQATWAVNNGIDTAELLQSLPDELRADIAMHLHKEVLQLPLFEAASRGCLRALSLALRPAFCTPGEYLIHQGDALQALYFVCSGSMEVLKGGTVLAILGKGDLIGCELPRREQVVKANADVKGLTYCVLQCLQLAGLHESLALYPEFAPRFSRGLRGELSYNLGAGGGPAEADTSSLSGDNTLMSTLEEKETDGEQGPTASPAPADEPSSPLLSPGCTSSSSAAKLLSPRRTAPRPRLRGRGRPGRAGASQAGAGPSVHPRSLEGLQLPSVPWNVPPDLSPRVVDGIEDGCGSDQPKFSFRVGQSGPECSSSPSPGPENGLLAVPLGPGEARNVDTLDKLRQAVTELSEQVLQMREGLQSLRQAVQQVLAPHGEGPCPRAAGEGPCLASASGLLQPLCVDTGTSSYCLQPPAGSVLSGTWPHPRPEPPPLVAPWPWGPPASQSSPWPRATAFWTSTSDSEPPGSGELGPEPSTPGSPPPEEGARTGPPEPVNQAEAASTGEPPPGAGGLALPWEPHSLEMVLIGCHGSGTVQWTQEEGTGV from the exons ATGCAGCGGGGCTGCGCCTGCTCCTTCCTCTATGGGCCAGACACCAGTGAGCTTGTCCGCCAACAGATCCGCAAGGCCCTGGATGAGCACAAGGAGTTCAAGGCTGAGCTGATCCTGTACCGGAAGAGCG GGCTCCCGTTCTGGTGTCTCCTGGATGTGATACCcataaagaatgagaaaggggAGGTGGCCCTCTTCCTGGTCTCTCACAAGGACATCACTGACACCAAGAACCGAGGGGGCCCTGACAACTGGAAGGAGAGAG GGGGTGGCCGGCGCCGATATGGCCGGGGAGGATCCAAAGGCTTCAATGCCAACCGGCGGCGGAGCCGGGCTGTGCTCTACCACCTGTCCGGGCACCTGCAGAAGCAGCCCAAGGGCAAGCACAAGCTCAATAAG GGGGTGTTTGGGGAGAAGCCAAACTTGCCTGAGTACAAAGTAGCCGCCATCCGAAAGTCACCTTTCATCCTGCTGCACTGTGGGGCACTGAGGGCCACTTGGGACGGCTTCATCCTGCTCGCCACCCTCTACGTGGCCGTCACCGTGCCctacagtgtgtgtgtgagcacggCCCGGGAGCCCAGCGCAGCCCGCAGTGCCCCCAGCATCTGCGACCTGGCCGTGGAGGTCCTCTTCATTCTTG ACATCGTGCTGAATTTCCGCACCACGTTCGTGTCCAAGTCGGGGCAGGTGGTGTTTGCCCCCAAGTCCATTTGCCTCCACTACGTCACCACCTGGTTCCTGCTGGATGTCATTGCGGCGCTGCCCTTTGACCTGCTACATGCCTTCAAGGTCAATGTG TACTTTGGGGCCCACCTGCTGAAGACGGTGCGGCTGCTGCGGCTGCTCCGCCTGCTCCCGCGGCTGGACCGCTACTCGCAGTACAGCGCCGTGGTGCTCACCCTGCTCATGGCCGTGTTCGCCTTGCTCGCCCACTGGGTGGCCTGTGTCTGGTTCTACATCGGCCAGCGGGAGATTGAGAGCAGTGCCTCCGAGCTGCCCGAGATCG TGCGCGCAGGCTTTTTCCGTGTGAGTGGCTGTGGCTGTGCACCTGTGAATGTGCTCACACGTGTGTGTCCTCAACCTCTCAGCTGTGCGGAGCACGTCTGTGGCCCTGATG GCTGGCTGCAGGAGCTGGCCCGCCGCCTGGAGACCCCCTACTACCTGGTGGGCCGGGGCCCCGCGGGCAACAGCTCGGGCCAGAAGGACAACTGCAGCGGCGCGGCCGGGGAGGCCAACGGGACGGGCCTGGAGCTCCTGGGCGGCCCGTCGCTGCGCAGCGCCTACATCACGTCCCTCTACTTCGCGCTCAGCAGCCTCACCAGCGTGGGCTTCGGCAACGTGTCCGCCAACACGGACACCGAGAAGATCTTCTCCATCTGCACCATGCTCATCGGCG CCCTGATGCACGCGGTGGTGTTTGGGAACGTGACGGCCATCATCCAGCGCATGTACGCCCGCCGCTTTCTGTACCACAGCCGCACCCGTGACCTGCGCGACTACATCCGCATCCACCGCATCCCCAAGCCCCTCAAGCAGCGCATGCTCGAGTACTTCCAGGCCACCTGGGCCGTGAACAACGGCATCGACACCGCCGAG CTGCTGCAGAGCCTCCCCGACGAGCTGCGCGCAGACATCGCCATGCACCTGCACAAGGAGGTCCTGCAGCTGCCTCTGTTCGAGGCGGCGAGCCGCGGCTGCCTGCGGGCGCTCTCCCTGGCCCTGCGGCCCGCCTTCTGCACCCCCGGCGAGTACCTCATCCACCAGGGGGACGCTCTCCAGGCCCTCTACTTCGTCTGCTCCGGCTCCATGGAGGTGCTCAAGGGCGGCACTGTCCTTGCCATCCTAG GGAAGGGAGATCTGATTGGCTGCGAGCTGCCCCGGCGGGAGCAGGTGGTCAAGGCCAATGCCGATGTAAAGGGGCTGACCTACTGCGTCCTACAATGTCTACAGCTGGCTGGGCTGCACGAGAGCCTTGCATTGTACCCCGAGTTTGCCCCACGCTTCAGCCGGGGCCTCCGAGGGGAGCTCAGCTACAACCTGGGCGCCGGTGGAGGCCCCGCAGAG GCGGACACCAGCTCCCTGAGTGGCGACAACACCCTTATGTCCACGCTGGAGGAGAAAGAGACGGACGGGGAGCAGGGCCCCAcggcctcccccgccccggcTGACGAGCCTTCCAGCCCCCTGCTGTCCCCTGGctgcacctcctcctcctcagctgcCAAGCTGCTGTCCCCACGCCGGACGGCACCCCGGCCCAGGCTGAGGGGCCGAGGACGGCCGGGCAGGGCGGGGGCTTCGCAGGCTGGGGCCGGCCCCTCTGTTCACCCTCGGAGCTTAGAGGGGCTGCAGCTGCCCTCCGTGCCATGGAACGTCCCCCCGGATCTGAGCCCCAG GGTAGTAGACGGCATCGAGGACGGCTGTGGCTCCGACCAGCCCAAGTTCTCCTTCCGCGTGGGGCAGTCTGGCCCGGAGTGCAgcagcagcccctcccctggACCAG AGAATGGCCTGCTCGCCGTCCCCCTCGGGCCTGGTGAGGCAAGGAACGTGGACACGCTGGACAAGCTGCGGCAGGCg GTGACAGAGCTGTCCGAGCAGGTGCTGCAGATGCGCGAGGGCCTGCAGTCGCTTCGCCAGGCTGTGCAGCAAGTCCTGGCACCCCATGGGGAGGGCCCTTGCCCTCGGGCCGCAGGGGAGGGGCCGTGCCTAgccagcgcctctgggctcctaCAGCCTCTGTGTGTGGACACTGGGACATCCTCCTACTGCCTGCAGCCCCCAGCTGGCTCTGTCTTGAGTGGGACCTGGCCCCACCCTCGTCCAGAGCCCCCTCCCCTCGTGGCCCCTTGGCCCTGGGGCCCCCCAGCATCTCAGAGCTCCCCATGGCCTCGAGCCACAGCTTTCTGGACCTCCACCTCTGACTCTGAGCCCCCGGGCTCAGGCGAACTCGGCCCCGAGCCCAGCACCCCTGGCTCACCGCCTCCTGAGGAAGGGGCTCGGACTGGGCCCCCGGAGCCCGTGAACCAGGCCGAGGCTGCTAGTACTGGAGAGCCCccgccgggggctgggggcttgGCCTTGCCCTGGGAACCCCACAGCCTGGAGATGGTGCTTATTGGCTGCCATGGCTCTGGCACAGTCCAGTGGACCCAGGAAGAGGGCACAGGGGTCTGA